ACGACCACAAGCTGAGCGGCAACCGCGGGACCAGGCTGCTGGCCCTGCTTGCCTGGCTGCTGCTGGTGGGCGCCGCCGCCCGGCCGCAGTGGATCGGAGAACCCGTCGCCCTGCCGGTCAGCGGCCGGGATTTGCTGTTTGCGGTTGATATCTCGGGCAGCATGAAAGCCCAGGACATGACCATCAATCAACAGGCCGTTGATCGCCTGACCATGATCAAAAAAATAGCTGGAGACTTTATTGAACGCCGCCGGGGGGACCGCATCGGCCTGATCCTCTTCGGCAGCCGGGCCTACCTACAGGCGCCTCTCTCGCTTGACCGCGAGACCGTCAACCAGCTTTTGCGGGAAGCGCAAATCGGCATCGCCGGCGAGAAAACCGCGATCGGCGATGCCTTGGGCCTGGCCGTCAAACGCCTGAGGGAAAGACCGGGACAAAAAAAGGTGCTGCTGCTTCTGACCGACGGCGCCAATACCGCCGGTAGTATCGAGCCCCTGAAAGCCGCCGAACTCGCCCAAACGGAGAACCTGGTGATCTACACCATCGGAATCGGGGCCGAACGCCTGGTGGTTGACAGCTTTTTCGGCCGCCGGGTTGTAAATCCCTCAGCCGAACTCGATGAAAAAACCCTGACCAAAATCGCCGAGCTTACCGGCGGCCGTTATTTCCGGGCCCGGGAAAGTCGGGAGCTTGAAGAAAT
This genomic interval from Pseudomonadota bacterium contains the following:
- a CDS encoding VWA domain-containing protein — its product is MIEFAWLAAFAALPLPGLIYLLLPRARLSSGPALWVPFFTELAELEHDHKLSGNRGTRLLALLAWLLLVGAAARPQWIGEPVALPVSGRDLLFAVDISGSMKAQDMTINQQAVDRLTMIKKIAGDFIERRRGDRIGLILFGSRAYLQAPLSLDRETVNQLLREAQIGIAGEKTAIGDALGLAVKRLRERPGQKKVLLLLTDGANTAGSIEPLKAAELAQTENLVIYTIGIGAERLVVDSFFGRRVVNPSAELDEKTLTKIAELTGGRYFRARESRELEEIYALLDQLEPVVGDDPALRPLQELFFWPLGVSLGLSFLILLKKNQ